Proteins encoded within one genomic window of Sminthopsis crassicaudata isolate SCR6 chromosome X, ASM4859323v1, whole genome shotgun sequence:
- the YIF1B gene encoding protein YIF1B isoform X5: MQPGTRGGAAAGSARNRKWPMKRRVPVAEPGLADPHQLFHDTSSAHGSGGFPGHRAPGGLGFSSPSQPAFLADPVSNMAVAYGSSLAAHGKELVDKNIDRFIPVTKLKYYFAVDTVYVGKKLGLLVFPYLHQDWEVQYQQDMPVAPRFDINAPDLYIPAMAFITYILVAGLALGTQDRFSPDLLGLQASSALAWLTVEVLAILLSLYLVTVNTDLTTIDLLAFSGYKYVGMIGGVVTGLLFGRTGYYLVLSWCCVAIFVFMIRTLRLKILSEVAAEGVLVRGARNQLRMYLTMAIAAAQPLFMYWLTFHLVR, encoded by the exons ATGCAGCCGGGGACCCGCGGCGGCGCGGCGGCGGGGAGCGCCCGGAACCGTAAGTGGC CCATGAAGAGGAGGGTGCCTGTGGCAGAGCCCGGCCTGGCCGACCCCCACCAGCTCTTCCATGACACTAGCTCAGCGCACGGGTCCGGGGGCTTCCCGGGCCATCGGGCCCCCGGGGGCCTGGGCTTCTCGTCGCCCTCCCAGCCGGCCTTCCTCGCTGACCCCGTGTCCAACATGGCGGTAGCCTACGGGAGCAGCCTGGCCGCCCACGGCAAGGAGCTGGTGGACAAGAAT ATTGACCGCTTCATCCCCGTCACCAAGCTCAAGTATTACTTTGCTGTGGACACCGTGTACGTGGGGAAGAAACTGGGGCTCCTGGTGTTTCCCTACCTGCACCAG GACTGGGAGGTGCAATACCAGCAGGACATGCCGGTGGCCCCGAGGTTTGACATCAACGCCCCAGATCTCTACATTCCAG CCATGGCTTTCATCACCTACATCCTGGTGGCGGGCCTAGCACTGGGGACCCAGGACAG GTTCTCCCCGGACCTCCTGGGCCTGCAGGCCAGCTCGGCCCTGGCCTGGCTCACGGTGGAGGTGCTGGCCATCCTGCTGAGCCTCTACCTGGTCACCGTCAACACGGACCTCACCACCATCGACCTGCTGGCCTTCTCGGGGTACAAGTATGTCGG GATGATCGGCGGGGTCGTGACGGGCCTGCTCTTCGGGAGGACCGGCTACTACTTGGTGCTCAGCTGGTGCTGTGTGGCCATCTTCGTCTTCATG ATCCGGACCCTTCGGCTGAAAATCCTCTCCGAAGTGGCGGCCGAAGGCGTGTTGGTGCGGGGCGCGAGGAACCAGCTGCGCATGTACCTAACCATGGCCATCGCGGCTGCCCAGCCCCTCTTCATGTACTGGCTCACCTTTCACCTGGTCAGGTGA
- the CXH19orf33 gene encoding immortalization up-regulated protein isoform X2, with the protein MEFDLSSALGADAKKTEKGGPPQGPPKPGEAARPRPETSDSSSSSSSSSDSDTEVKHPGPGQEPQKMKKPKKTKTPKEKREKKEKEKKGKKGSAS; encoded by the exons ATGGAGTTTGATCTCTCTTCAG CCCTCGGTGCCGATGCCAAGAAGACTGAGAAGGGAGGTCCACCACAGGGCCCCCCCAAGCCTGGGGAAGCCGCCAGG CCCAGGCCCGAGACCTCGGattccagcagcagcagcagcagctccaGCGACTCTGACACGGAAGTGAAG CATCCAGGGCCTGGCCAAGAGCCCCAGAAGATGAAAAAACCAAAGAAAACGAAGACGCCCAAAGAAAAgcgagagaagaaggaaaaggagaagaaagggaagaagggctCAGCCTCCTGA
- the CXH19orf33 gene encoding immortalization up-regulated protein isoform X1 — protein MCASLPVQTYPTPQPWSLISLQPSVPMPRRLRREVHHRAPPSLGKPPGPETSDSSSSSSSSSDSDTEVKHPGPGQEPQKMKKPKKTKTPKEKREKKEKEKKGKKGSAS, from the exons ATGTGTGCTTCTCTTCCTGTTCAGACCTACCCAACACCACAGCCATGGAGTTTGATCTCTCTTCAG CCCTCGGTGCCGATGCCAAGAAGACTGAGAAGGGAGGTCCACCACAGGGCCCCCCCAAGCCTGGGGAAGCCGCCAGG GCCCGAGACCTCGGattccagcagcagcagcagcagctccaGCGACTCTGACACGGAAGTGAAG CATCCAGGGCCTGGCCAAGAGCCCCAGAAGATGAAAAAACCAAAGAAAACGAAGACGCCCAAAGAAAAgcgagagaagaaggaaaaggagaagaaagggaagaagggctCAGCCTCCTGA
- the YIF1B gene encoding protein YIF1B isoform X4: MKRRVPVAEPGLADPHQLFHDTSSAHGSGGFPGHRAPGGLGFSSPSQPAFLADPVSNMAVAYGSSLAAHGKELVDKNIDRFIPVTKLKYYFAVDTVYVGKKLGLLVFPYLHQDWEVQYQQDMPVAPRFDINAPDLYIPAMAFITYILVAGLALGTQDRFSPDLLGLQASSALAWLTVEVLAILLSLYLVTVNTDLTTIDLLAFSGYKMIGGVVTGLLFGRTGYYLVLSWCCVAIFVFMIRTLRLKILSEVAAEGVLVRGARNQLRMYLTMAIAAAQPLFMYWLTFHLVR; encoded by the exons ATGAAGAGGAGGGTGCCTGTGGCAGAGCCCGGCCTGGCCGACCCCCACCAGCTCTTCCATGACACTAGCTCAGCGCACGGGTCCGGGGGCTTCCCGGGCCATCGGGCCCCCGGGGGCCTGGGCTTCTCGTCGCCCTCCCAGCCGGCCTTCCTCGCTGACCCCGTGTCCAACATGGCGGTAGCCTACGGGAGCAGCCTGGCCGCCCACGGCAAGGAGCTGGTGGACAAGAAT ATTGACCGCTTCATCCCCGTCACCAAGCTCAAGTATTACTTTGCTGTGGACACCGTGTACGTGGGGAAGAAACTGGGGCTCCTGGTGTTTCCCTACCTGCACCAG GACTGGGAGGTGCAATACCAGCAGGACATGCCGGTGGCCCCGAGGTTTGACATCAACGCCCCAGATCTCTACATTCCAG CCATGGCTTTCATCACCTACATCCTGGTGGCGGGCCTAGCACTGGGGACCCAGGACAG GTTCTCCCCGGACCTCCTGGGCCTGCAGGCCAGCTCGGCCCTGGCCTGGCTCACGGTGGAGGTGCTGGCCATCCTGCTGAGCCTCTACCTGGTCACCGTCAACACGGACCTCACCACCATCGACCTGCTGGCCTTCTCGGGGTACAA GATGATCGGCGGGGTCGTGACGGGCCTGCTCTTCGGGAGGACCGGCTACTACTTGGTGCTCAGCTGGTGCTGTGTGGCCATCTTCGTCTTCATG ATCCGGACCCTTCGGCTGAAAATCCTCTCCGAAGTGGCGGCCGAAGGCGTGTTGGTGCGGGGCGCGAGGAACCAGCTGCGCATGTACCTAACCATGGCCATCGCGGCTGCCCAGCCCCTCTTCATGTACTGGCTCACCTTTCACCTGGTCAGGTGA
- the SPINT2 gene encoding kunitz-type protease inhibitor 2 isoform X2, with the protein MRQQLLRGPPLSSALLALLGALLLTGAAWGLDDHPASTSGAKAQVGLQDLCRSPKVVGRCRASIPRWWYNVTAQACHSFLYGGCGGNYNNFLARKDCLKACNGVTAPQKQNSQEFPGNDFDYEEYCTAKAVTGPCRAAFPRWYFDSEKNTCVHFIYGGCRGNKNSYLNLEDCMTKCFGKRTHKASHPAMSHSTKAVALAVLLAVMAAILLGAMIVIFIKIARKHRASAFNTMWSPIDDKEYLVKNTYTL; encoded by the exons ATGAGGCAGCAACTACTGCGGGGACCGCCGCTCTCTTCGGCCCTGCTCGCCCTGCTGGGGGCCCTGCTCCTGACCGGGGCGGCGTGGGGCCTCGACGACCACCCAGCCAGCACCAGCGGCGCCAAGGCACAAGTCGGCCTGCAGG ACTTGTGTCGCTCCCCAAAGGTGGTAGGTAGGTGCCGCGCCTCTATACCGAGGTGGTGGTATAATGTTACAGCTCAGGCTTGCCATTCATTTCTCTATGGAGGTTGTGGTGGAAATTATAACAACTTCCTGGCTCGAAAAGACTGTCTCAAAGCATGTAATGGAGTCACAG ctCCCCAAAAGCAAAATTCTCAAGAATTTCCTGGTAACGATTTCGACTATGAAG AATACTGTACCGCCAAAGCAGTCACTGGCCCTTGTCGTGCAGCCTTCCCACGGTGGTACTTCGACTCTGAGAAGAACACCTGTGTGCATTTCATCTATGGAGGGTGTCGAGGCAATAAAAATAGCTACCTGAACCTAGAAGACTGCATGACGAAATGTTTTG GCAAGCGTACCCATAAAGCATCTCACCCCGCCATGTCACATTCCACCAAAG CTGTGGCCTTGGCGGTGCTGCTGGCAGTGATGGCAGCCATCCTTCTGGGAGCAATGATCGTCATCTTTATCAAGATAGCTCGGAAGCACCGGGCAAGTGCCTTCAACACGATGTGGAGCCCCATAGATGACAAGGAGTATCTGGTGAAGAACACCTACACCCTTTGA
- the YIF1B gene encoding protein YIF1B isoform X3, with protein sequence MKRRVPVAEPGLADPHQLFHDTSSAHGSGGFPGHRAPGGLGFSSPSQPAFLADPVSNMAVAYGSSLAAHGKELVDKNIDRFIPVTKLKYYFAVDTVYVGKKLGLLVFPYLHQDWEVQYQQDMPVAPRFDINAPDLYIPAMAFITYILVAGLALGTQDRFSPDLLGLQASSALAWLTVEVLAILLSLYLVTVNTDLTTIDLLAFSGYKYVGMIGGVVTGLLFGRTGYYLVLSWCCVAIFVFMIRTLRLKILSEVAAEGVLVRGARNQLRMYLTMAIAAAQPLFMYWLTFHLVR encoded by the exons ATGAAGAGGAGGGTGCCTGTGGCAGAGCCCGGCCTGGCCGACCCCCACCAGCTCTTCCATGACACTAGCTCAGCGCACGGGTCCGGGGGCTTCCCGGGCCATCGGGCCCCCGGGGGCCTGGGCTTCTCGTCGCCCTCCCAGCCGGCCTTCCTCGCTGACCCCGTGTCCAACATGGCGGTAGCCTACGGGAGCAGCCTGGCCGCCCACGGCAAGGAGCTGGTGGACAAGAAT ATTGACCGCTTCATCCCCGTCACCAAGCTCAAGTATTACTTTGCTGTGGACACCGTGTACGTGGGGAAGAAACTGGGGCTCCTGGTGTTTCCCTACCTGCACCAG GACTGGGAGGTGCAATACCAGCAGGACATGCCGGTGGCCCCGAGGTTTGACATCAACGCCCCAGATCTCTACATTCCAG CCATGGCTTTCATCACCTACATCCTGGTGGCGGGCCTAGCACTGGGGACCCAGGACAG GTTCTCCCCGGACCTCCTGGGCCTGCAGGCCAGCTCGGCCCTGGCCTGGCTCACGGTGGAGGTGCTGGCCATCCTGCTGAGCCTCTACCTGGTCACCGTCAACACGGACCTCACCACCATCGACCTGCTGGCCTTCTCGGGGTACAAGTATGTCGG GATGATCGGCGGGGTCGTGACGGGCCTGCTCTTCGGGAGGACCGGCTACTACTTGGTGCTCAGCTGGTGCTGTGTGGCCATCTTCGTCTTCATG ATCCGGACCCTTCGGCTGAAAATCCTCTCCGAAGTGGCGGCCGAAGGCGTGTTGGTGCGGGGCGCGAGGAACCAGCTGCGCATGTACCTAACCATGGCCATCGCGGCTGCCCAGCCCCTCTTCATGTACTGGCTCACCTTTCACCTGGTCAGGTGA
- the YIF1B gene encoding protein YIF1B isoform X1, with the protein MQPGTRGGAAAGSARNPMKRRVPVAEPGLADPHQLFHDTSSAHGSGGFPGHRAPGGLGFSSPSQPAFLADPVSNMAVAYGSSLAAHGKELVDKNIDRFIPVTKLKYYFAVDTVYVGKKLGLLVFPYLHQDWEVQYQQDMPVAPRFDINAPDLYIPAMAFITYILVAGLALGTQDRFSPDLLGLQASSALAWLTVEVLAILLSLYLVTVNTDLTTIDLLAFSGYKYVGMIGGVVTGLLFGRTGYYLVLSWCCVAIFVFMIRTLRLKILSEVAAEGVLVRGARNQLRMYLTMAIAAAQPLFMYWLTFHLVR; encoded by the exons ATGCAGCCGGGGACCCGCGGCGGCGCGGCGGCGGGGAGCGCCCGGAACC CCATGAAGAGGAGGGTGCCTGTGGCAGAGCCCGGCCTGGCCGACCCCCACCAGCTCTTCCATGACACTAGCTCAGCGCACGGGTCCGGGGGCTTCCCGGGCCATCGGGCCCCCGGGGGCCTGGGCTTCTCGTCGCCCTCCCAGCCGGCCTTCCTCGCTGACCCCGTGTCCAACATGGCGGTAGCCTACGGGAGCAGCCTGGCCGCCCACGGCAAGGAGCTGGTGGACAAGAAT ATTGACCGCTTCATCCCCGTCACCAAGCTCAAGTATTACTTTGCTGTGGACACCGTGTACGTGGGGAAGAAACTGGGGCTCCTGGTGTTTCCCTACCTGCACCAG GACTGGGAGGTGCAATACCAGCAGGACATGCCGGTGGCCCCGAGGTTTGACATCAACGCCCCAGATCTCTACATTCCAG CCATGGCTTTCATCACCTACATCCTGGTGGCGGGCCTAGCACTGGGGACCCAGGACAG GTTCTCCCCGGACCTCCTGGGCCTGCAGGCCAGCTCGGCCCTGGCCTGGCTCACGGTGGAGGTGCTGGCCATCCTGCTGAGCCTCTACCTGGTCACCGTCAACACGGACCTCACCACCATCGACCTGCTGGCCTTCTCGGGGTACAAGTATGTCGG GATGATCGGCGGGGTCGTGACGGGCCTGCTCTTCGGGAGGACCGGCTACTACTTGGTGCTCAGCTGGTGCTGTGTGGCCATCTTCGTCTTCATG ATCCGGACCCTTCGGCTGAAAATCCTCTCCGAAGTGGCGGCCGAAGGCGTGTTGGTGCGGGGCGCGAGGAACCAGCTGCGCATGTACCTAACCATGGCCATCGCGGCTGCCCAGCCCCTCTTCATGTACTGGCTCACCTTTCACCTGGTCAGGTGA
- the YIF1B gene encoding protein YIF1B isoform X2 encodes MQPGTRGGAAAGSARNRKWPMKRRVPVAEPGLADPHQLFHDTSSAHGSGGFPGHRAPGGLGFSSPSQPAFLADPVSNMAVAYGSSLAAHGKELVDKNIDRFIPVTKLKYYFAVDTVYVGKKLGLLVFPYLHQDWEVQYQQDMPVAPRFDINAPDLYIPAMAFITYILVAGLALGTQDRFSPDLLGLQASSALAWLTVEVLAILLSLYLVTVNTDLTTIDLLAFSGYKMIGGVVTGLLFGRTGYYLVLSWCCVAIFVFMIRTLRLKILSEVAAEGVLVRGARNQLRMYLTMAIAAAQPLFMYWLTFHLVR; translated from the exons ATGCAGCCGGGGACCCGCGGCGGCGCGGCGGCGGGGAGCGCCCGGAACCGTAAGTGGC CCATGAAGAGGAGGGTGCCTGTGGCAGAGCCCGGCCTGGCCGACCCCCACCAGCTCTTCCATGACACTAGCTCAGCGCACGGGTCCGGGGGCTTCCCGGGCCATCGGGCCCCCGGGGGCCTGGGCTTCTCGTCGCCCTCCCAGCCGGCCTTCCTCGCTGACCCCGTGTCCAACATGGCGGTAGCCTACGGGAGCAGCCTGGCCGCCCACGGCAAGGAGCTGGTGGACAAGAAT ATTGACCGCTTCATCCCCGTCACCAAGCTCAAGTATTACTTTGCTGTGGACACCGTGTACGTGGGGAAGAAACTGGGGCTCCTGGTGTTTCCCTACCTGCACCAG GACTGGGAGGTGCAATACCAGCAGGACATGCCGGTGGCCCCGAGGTTTGACATCAACGCCCCAGATCTCTACATTCCAG CCATGGCTTTCATCACCTACATCCTGGTGGCGGGCCTAGCACTGGGGACCCAGGACAG GTTCTCCCCGGACCTCCTGGGCCTGCAGGCCAGCTCGGCCCTGGCCTGGCTCACGGTGGAGGTGCTGGCCATCCTGCTGAGCCTCTACCTGGTCACCGTCAACACGGACCTCACCACCATCGACCTGCTGGCCTTCTCGGGGTACAA GATGATCGGCGGGGTCGTGACGGGCCTGCTCTTCGGGAGGACCGGCTACTACTTGGTGCTCAGCTGGTGCTGTGTGGCCATCTTCGTCTTCATG ATCCGGACCCTTCGGCTGAAAATCCTCTCCGAAGTGGCGGCCGAAGGCGTGTTGGTGCGGGGCGCGAGGAACCAGCTGCGCATGTACCTAACCATGGCCATCGCGGCTGCCCAGCCCCTCTTCATGTACTGGCTCACCTTTCACCTGGTCAGGTGA
- the SPINT2 gene encoding kunitz-type protease inhibitor 2 isoform X1 produces MRQQLLRGPPLSSALLALLGALLLTGAAWGLDDHPASTSGAKAQVGLQDLCRSPKVVGRCRASIPRWWYNVTAQACHSFLYGGCGGNYNNFLARKDCLKACNGVTANSANEAPARKDGAHEPSPSAPQKQNSQEFPGNDFDYEEYCTAKAVTGPCRAAFPRWYFDSEKNTCVHFIYGGCRGNKNSYLNLEDCMTKCFGKRTHKASHPAMSHSTKAVALAVLLAVMAAILLGAMIVIFIKIARKHRASAFNTMWSPIDDKEYLVKNTYTL; encoded by the exons ATGAGGCAGCAACTACTGCGGGGACCGCCGCTCTCTTCGGCCCTGCTCGCCCTGCTGGGGGCCCTGCTCCTGACCGGGGCGGCGTGGGGCCTCGACGACCACCCAGCCAGCACCAGCGGCGCCAAGGCACAAGTCGGCCTGCAGG ACTTGTGTCGCTCCCCAAAGGTGGTAGGTAGGTGCCGCGCCTCTATACCGAGGTGGTGGTATAATGTTACAGCTCAGGCTTGCCATTCATTTCTCTATGGAGGTTGTGGTGGAAATTATAACAACTTCCTGGCTCGAAAAGACTGTCTCAAAGCATGTAATGGAGTCACAG CGAACTCTGCTAACGAAGCCCCAGCCAGAAAGGACGGAGCACATGAACCTAGTCCCAGTG ctCCCCAAAAGCAAAATTCTCAAGAATTTCCTGGTAACGATTTCGACTATGAAG AATACTGTACCGCCAAAGCAGTCACTGGCCCTTGTCGTGCAGCCTTCCCACGGTGGTACTTCGACTCTGAGAAGAACACCTGTGTGCATTTCATCTATGGAGGGTGTCGAGGCAATAAAAATAGCTACCTGAACCTAGAAGACTGCATGACGAAATGTTTTG GCAAGCGTACCCATAAAGCATCTCACCCCGCCATGTCACATTCCACCAAAG CTGTGGCCTTGGCGGTGCTGCTGGCAGTGATGGCAGCCATCCTTCTGGGAGCAATGATCGTCATCTTTATCAAGATAGCTCGGAAGCACCGGGCAAGTGCCTTCAACACGATGTGGAGCCCCATAGATGACAAGGAGTATCTGGTGAAGAACACCTACACCCTTTGA